In the genome of Gemmatimonadaceae bacterium, one region contains:
- a CDS encoding DUF559 domain-containing protein — protein sequence MSPKRSREVVGKDDFGLLLNAALSSDEMFRGVMYGLAFADLRSPHLWSRPDVDFEETAPRYTDVRNETGSWEYAFANAVAFAESPIEKKALLSFLLLAQVRRYLVSVTEPYPDFYQRTAEYRELEFPGEDDSLEHGLHITPQAGIPSLNARVDSVFWRWGRHHRPLVVEFDGYQWHRGNFTSDRQRDRDLRLQGFEVMRFSGAEINADPLSIAIQLDALVRETQGMKGVGE from the coding sequence ATGAGCCCGAAACGATCGCGCGAGGTTGTCGGCAAGGATGACTTTGGACTGCTGCTGAACGCGGCTTTGTCGTCAGATGAGATGTTCCGCGGAGTCATGTACGGACTCGCCTTTGCCGACTTGAGATCGCCTCACCTGTGGTCGAGACCTGACGTCGATTTCGAGGAGACGGCGCCGCGATACACCGACGTAAGGAACGAGACGGGCAGCTGGGAGTATGCGTTCGCCAATGCCGTGGCTTTCGCCGAGTCCCCAATAGAGAAGAAAGCTCTGCTTTCGTTTCTTTTGTTGGCGCAGGTTCGGCGGTATCTCGTATCGGTCACCGAGCCGTATCCTGATTTTTATCAGCGCACGGCCGAGTATCGGGAGTTGGAATTCCCTGGTGAAGACGACAGTCTCGAGCACGGGCTGCATATCACCCCGCAAGCTGGTATCCCATCACTGAATGCCCGGGTCGACTCCGTGTTCTGGAGATGGGGGCGCCATCATAGGCCGTTGGTTGTGGAATTCGACGGGTACCAGTGGCATAGGGGGAACTTCACCAGCGATCGCCAGCGCGACCGTGACCTTCGTTTACAGGGGTTTGAGGTGATGCGGTTTTCCGGCGCCGAGATAAATGCGGATCCGCTATCGATCGCCATTCAGCTCGACGCGCTTGTCCGAGAAACGCAGGGAATGAAGGGCGTCGGAGAGTGA
- a CDS encoding DNA adenine methylase: protein MTAIQTRPDLETPLRRDVVPLAGAAPYIGGKRNLASRVTARIDQIPHSCYAEPFVGMGGVFFRRRTAPKKEVINDVSRDVSTFFRVLQRHFVALVEMMRWTLTSRAEFERLVATNPATLTDLERAARFYYLQRTAFGGKVAGRNYGVSMDRPAAFDITRLVPDLQELHERLAGVDIENLPYQDFIARYDRPTTLFYLDPPYYGCERDYGAGVFDREDFTRMAEQLAKIQGRFVLSINDVAAVREVFAAFKQESLATTYSLPGGNKSKKVSELLITNV, encoded by the coding sequence ATGACCGCAATCCAGACTCGACCCGATCTCGAGACTCCTCTTCGCCGCGACGTCGTCCCTCTCGCCGGCGCAGCGCCCTACATAGGTGGCAAGCGCAACCTAGCCTCGCGCGTGACGGCCCGGATCGATCAGATACCGCACAGCTGCTACGCCGAGCCCTTCGTCGGGATGGGCGGCGTCTTCTTTCGCCGGCGCACGGCGCCGAAGAAGGAAGTGATCAACGACGTGAGCCGCGACGTCTCGACCTTCTTCCGAGTACTGCAGCGCCACTTCGTTGCGCTCGTCGAGATGATGCGATGGACGCTCACATCGCGCGCGGAGTTCGAGCGCCTCGTAGCCACCAACCCTGCCACGCTCACCGACCTCGAGCGAGCTGCACGCTTCTATTATCTGCAGCGCACCGCGTTCGGTGGAAAGGTCGCCGGGCGGAACTACGGCGTGTCCATGGACCGGCCCGCCGCGTTCGACATCACGCGCCTCGTGCCGGACCTGCAGGAGTTGCACGAGCGGCTCGCCGGCGTCGACATCGAGAACCTCCCCTACCAGGACTTCATCGCGAGGTACGATCGACCGACGACCCTGTTCTACCTGGACCCGCCCTACTATGGATGCGAGCGCGACTACGGCGCCGGAGTGTTCGACCGTGAAGACTTCACCCGGATGGCCGAGCAGCTCGCGAAGATTCAGGGCCGTTTCGTGCTATCAATCAACGACGTCGCCGCGGTCCGGGAGGTCTTCGCCGCGTTCAAGCAGGAGAGTTTGGCCACGACGTACTCCCTTCCCGGCGGGAACAAGTCAAAGAAGGTCAGCGAGCTGCTGATCACGAACGTCTGA
- a CDS encoding phage terminase large subunit family protein, which produces MPDPAPLRTHSSARQNWRSRRRSLFAAIFAPPPRLTVSEWADQYRYLSQESSASPGRWSTDMVPYLREPMDAFGDPTVEDIVVMKAAQLGATEALVNNAIGYFIDLDPSPILVVQPSDGEAQKYSKEKLAPMLRDSPSLAKKVHESKSRDSDSTILSKAFRGGHLGITGAQSPLGLRSRTRRVALFDEVDGYPASAGAEGDPIMLGEKRTVTFWNRKKVKLSTPTIKGISRIEKAYADSDQRKFFVACPHCGREQVLVWGGKDLDHGIKWDSGKPETAHYICESCLGRIDESEKARMVRVGRWIAQNPGHKTRGYHINALISLFDGARWSELAKEFLAVKHDPLRLRVFVNTVLAETWEDAGQEVEAHVLFERMHSYAAQVPAGVGLLCRGVDVQGDRLEVAVWGFGAGEEAWPIETEIIPGDPSIPLTNPNSPWRILDEHILRTYTHASGAELRAKITLVDSGGHHTNEVYEYARKRRGNNVYAGKGSSIAGHPIVKAVHHKHAKLTLIHVGSFAAKEVFLSRMAKIIEEGPGYVHIPDWMDQEHLEQLTAEKLFTKLIGGVPKRVWLKKRDRNEQLDLFVLAYAALHQLGPAVRKQLGALAAAYKGPDPAAASPAAAAPKGLQRRILSRGVE; this is translated from the coding sequence TTGCCGGATCCGGCGCCGCTTAGGACCCACTCGTCGGCAAGGCAGAATTGGAGGTCGCGCCGGCGATCGCTATTCGCCGCGATCTTCGCCCCGCCGCCCCGGCTCACCGTAAGCGAGTGGGCCGACCAGTACCGGTACCTGTCACAGGAATCGAGCGCATCGCCCGGAAGATGGAGCACCGATATGGTGCCATACCTCCGGGAGCCGATGGATGCGTTCGGCGATCCGACGGTGGAAGACATCGTGGTGATGAAAGCCGCGCAGCTCGGAGCGACCGAAGCCCTGGTCAACAATGCGATCGGTTACTTCATAGATCTCGATCCGTCGCCCATCCTGGTCGTGCAGCCGAGTGACGGCGAGGCGCAGAAGTACTCCAAGGAGAAGCTCGCGCCAATGCTCCGCGATTCGCCCTCGCTCGCGAAGAAGGTGCACGAGTCGAAGTCGCGGGACAGCGACAGCACCATTCTCTCAAAAGCGTTTCGCGGTGGCCATCTCGGAATCACCGGCGCCCAATCGCCGCTCGGGCTTAGGTCCCGCACCCGGCGCGTCGCCCTCTTCGACGAGGTCGACGGCTACCCGGCATCGGCCGGCGCCGAGGGCGATCCGATCATGCTCGGCGAGAAGCGCACGGTCACCTTCTGGAACCGGAAGAAGGTCAAGCTCTCGACGCCCACGATCAAGGGGATCTCCCGGATCGAGAAGGCGTACGCCGACAGTGACCAGCGGAAGTTCTTCGTCGCGTGCCCGCACTGCGGCCGCGAACAGGTCCTGGTCTGGGGCGGGAAGGATCTCGATCACGGCATCAAGTGGGACTCCGGGAAGCCGGAGACCGCGCACTACATCTGCGAGTCGTGTCTCGGCCGGATCGACGAGAGCGAGAAGGCACGCATGGTCCGCGTGGGCCGATGGATCGCGCAGAACCCGGGCCACAAGACGCGCGGCTACCACATAAACGCGCTCATCTCGCTCTTCGATGGCGCGCGTTGGTCAGAGCTCGCCAAGGAATTCCTCGCGGTGAAGCACGACCCGCTGCGCCTCCGGGTGTTCGTAAACACGGTCCTCGCCGAGACGTGGGAGGACGCCGGCCAGGAAGTCGAGGCGCACGTGCTATTCGAGCGAATGCACTCGTACGCTGCGCAGGTTCCGGCCGGCGTCGGGCTGCTCTGCCGCGGCGTCGACGTCCAGGGCGATCGCCTCGAGGTGGCGGTGTGGGGGTTCGGAGCCGGCGAAGAAGCCTGGCCGATCGAAACGGAGATCATCCCAGGCGATCCGTCTATCCCCCTCACGAATCCCAACTCACCCTGGCGCATCCTCGACGAGCATATCCTGCGCACCTACACCCACGCATCCGGCGCAGAGCTCCGGGCGAAGATCACGCTCGTCGACTCGGGCGGACACCACACCAATGAGGTGTACGAGTACGCGCGCAAGCGGCGCGGAAACAACGTATACGCGGGCAAAGGCTCCTCGATCGCTGGGCATCCGATCGTGAAGGCCGTACACCACAAGCACGCCAAGCTGACGCTCATCCACGTTGGATCCTTCGCCGCCAAGGAAGTCTTCCTCTCCCGCATGGCAAAGATCATCGAGGAAGGCCCGGGCTACGTTCACATCCCGGACTGGATGGATCAGGAGCACCTCGAGCAGCTCACTGCGGAAAAGCTCTTCACGAAGCTGATCGGCGGCGTGCCGAAACGGGTCTGGTTGAAAAAGCGCGATCGCAACGAGCAGCTCGATCTTTTTGTCCTGGCGTATGCGGCGCTTCACCAGCTCGGGCCCGCGGTCAGAAAGCAGCTGGGCGCCCTCGCTGCCGCGTACAAAGGGCCGGATCCGGCAGCGGCGTCGCCGGCGGCCGCAGCGCCGAAGGGTCTACAGCGAAGGATCCTGTCTCGCGGCGTTGAATAA
- a CDS encoding phage portal protein yields the protein MSNVVPSVPMTRFERAVAAVSPGYALKRYGQRVQLAAASRFFTGTGGYNAARHDRPATKEWRPPHGDADQAGSPDLPELRARSHDLSRNEPLAVGALSTHTTSVVGVGLVPHPRLDRELLKLEDKDAERLERQIERIWWAWAGTRSCDLSRRDSFAGLTYLVLRSWLVGGDVFAIRRFKERNGDFLALKLQLVEAERVCNPHFATNTDRLIDGVEIDEDGAAIAYHIADTHPATPFSMLGPAEWKKVEAFGKISGAPQVLQVYRRSRPGQTRGIPLFAPIIESLKQLGRYSEAELMAAVINAFFTVFIKTAAGEGADMLQDMANPATVTTPAAGAVGDVRLGAGAIVGLQQGESIEVADPKRPNPAFEQFQRAFYSQIGVAVELPHELLIKHFTSSYSASRAALLEAWRGFHTRRDWLVELFCQPVYGWVLEEAAARGMINLPGFFDDPLMRSAWTEAQWTGPTQGQIDPLNEMQAAEKRLDMRVDSRQSICTELKGTDWDQTHKQLARERRMLVDAGLDTADVAERTAAAPPAEGPPRAPGTASVVQPGASGTGRAQGIQSVPVVSVDVKQPDINVTMTIPPPPPAKATTRKLTLQRDKKGTLVGGTLSEE from the coding sequence GTGAGCAACGTCGTGCCGTCCGTCCCGATGACGCGATTCGAGCGTGCCGTTGCCGCCGTGTCGCCCGGATATGCCCTCAAGCGCTACGGCCAGCGTGTGCAGCTCGCAGCTGCATCCCGCTTCTTCACCGGCACCGGCGGATACAACGCCGCCCGTCACGATCGCCCGGCCACGAAGGAATGGCGGCCACCCCACGGCGACGCTGACCAGGCCGGAAGCCCGGACCTTCCGGAGCTCCGCGCGCGGAGTCACGATCTCTCGCGCAACGAGCCGCTGGCCGTCGGCGCTCTCTCGACTCACACGACGAGCGTCGTCGGCGTGGGCTTGGTCCCGCATCCGCGCCTCGATCGCGAGCTGCTCAAGCTCGAGGACAAGGATGCGGAACGACTCGAGCGCCAGATCGAGCGGATCTGGTGGGCGTGGGCAGGGACCAGAAGCTGTGACCTCTCGCGTCGCGACAGTTTCGCCGGCCTCACGTACCTGGTGCTCAGGTCCTGGCTCGTCGGCGGCGACGTCTTCGCCATCCGCCGGTTCAAGGAGCGCAACGGGGATTTTCTCGCTCTCAAGCTGCAGCTGGTCGAAGCCGAGCGGGTGTGCAATCCGCACTTCGCGACGAACACCGATCGCCTGATCGACGGCGTCGAGATCGATGAAGACGGCGCGGCGATCGCATACCACATCGCGGACACGCACCCGGCGACGCCGTTTAGCATGCTCGGCCCGGCCGAATGGAAAAAGGTCGAGGCCTTCGGGAAGATCAGCGGGGCCCCGCAGGTTCTGCAGGTATATCGTCGCTCACGCCCCGGGCAGACGCGAGGGATCCCGCTTTTCGCGCCGATCATCGAGTCACTGAAGCAGCTTGGCCGGTACTCCGAGGCCGAGCTCATGGCGGCCGTGATCAACGCGTTCTTCACGGTGTTCATCAAAACCGCAGCCGGCGAAGGCGCCGACATGCTGCAAGACATGGCGAATCCCGCAACGGTCACGACGCCGGCGGCTGGCGCTGTCGGTGACGTCCGGCTCGGCGCCGGGGCAATCGTGGGACTGCAGCAGGGTGAATCAATCGAGGTGGCGGACCCCAAGCGGCCCAACCCCGCTTTTGAGCAGTTCCAGCGCGCGTTCTACAGCCAGATCGGCGTCGCCGTCGAGCTGCCGCACGAGCTCCTGATCAAGCATTTCACGTCGAGCTACTCGGCGTCGCGCGCGGCGTTGCTCGAGGCGTGGCGCGGGTTCCACACTCGGCGCGATTGGCTGGTCGAGCTGTTCTGCCAGCCCGTGTACGGCTGGGTACTCGAGGAAGCTGCGGCCCGCGGGATGATAAACCTTCCCGGGTTCTTCGATGATCCGCTCATGCGTTCGGCGTGGACCGAAGCGCAGTGGACCGGCCCGACGCAGGGACAGATCGATCCGCTGAACGAAATGCAGGCTGCGGAGAAACGGCTTGATATGCGAGTCGACTCCCGCCAGAGCATCTGCACCGAGCTCAAGGGCACGGACTGGGATCAGACCCACAAACAGCTCGCGAGAGAGCGCAGGATGCTCGTCGACGCGGGGCTCGACACCGCCGACGTCGCCGAACGCACGGCCGCAGCGCCGCCAGCCGAAGGCCCGCCGCGCGCGCCGGGCACCGCCTCGGTCGTACAGCCAGGCGCGAGTGGTACAGGTCGGGCGCAAGGGATACAGTCGGTGCCTGTTGTAAGCGTGGATGTAAAACAGCCGGACATCAACGTCACGATGACGATTCCACCGCCGCCACCGGCGAAGGCAACGACGCGGAAACTCACGCTGCAGCGCGACAAGAAAGGCACGCTGGTCGGCGGAACCCTCAGTGAGGAATAG